The following proteins come from a genomic window of Halictus rubicundus isolate RS-2024b chromosome 8, iyHalRubi1_principal, whole genome shotgun sequence:
- the LOC143356223 gene encoding uncharacterized protein LOC143356223 produces the protein MANTTKSVCKKKSTHFLQVPLKSTEQIYLVFLIPTLISCFVYIIHFSADLVVAVQHFREDNPLWGYCTIGFMYAPAATYFMLTVSRPDWWMTDDDKLAKGVFVWFCLQLCQLIGFVFFSLYRYASLIVLSVDAIILSGKERTKTLDIAAAPAAIELYLFLQAWFQAAPQAIFQTHLLFRESSYHQSHQSVVIKVLSILMSIVIVAIQTTSFQRFESQRVNGRKLPWAMWLKKYCVQELCDLEEKTPLKLSDVKEEDNVHANNVTEESKECNESTKEDEDKKQIDSHISLDRQISLTPPLPPKNVQIKPPPTPLRGITTVTPLPVPDVPAPPRPDSICTITETEPENVLTTSDAETNKGSDTLHNLKVPQRRYTKKGLEEDDPVGKFLCFLWWFCFILARILAITVFYEFYPVYLAIVITIHYGIMLLYLFYYTKYYDAITFFVNLWLGLIYIVCLIEYRIKFKYADKWLLPYYVFVILQNTLITLAWYFYADWDGFWYSYVFYVIFASMALCISSTVIYCVLLKPKKRRIYTS, from the exons ATGGCAAACACTACAAAGTCAGTTTGTAAAAAGAAGTCTACTCATTTTTTACAAGTCCCTTTAAAATCAACGGAACAGATCTATCTTGTCTTCTTGATCCCAACATTGATCTCTTGTTTTGTCTATATTATCCATTTCTCTGCCGACTTGGTAGTCGCAGTGCAACATTTTAGAGAAGATAATCCATTATGGGGATATTGTACTATCGGTTTCATGTATGCACCAGCAGCCACATATTTTATGCTTACTGTTTCAAGACCAGATTGGTGGATGACAGATGACGATAAATTGGCTAAAGGTGTCTTTGTTTGGTTCTGTCTTCAACTATGTCAGTTGATTGGATTTGTCTTTTTTTCACTATATAG GTATGCAAGCCTCATTGTGCTATCTGTGGACGCTATTATATTATCTGGCAAGGAGAGAACTAAGACTCTAGATATAGCAGCTGCACCAGCAGCTATAGAACTATACCTTTTTTTACAAGCTTGGTTCCAGGCTGCTCCTCAAGCTATCTTCCAAACACATTTACTCTTTCGTGAATCATCGTACCATCAGAGTCATCAGTCtg TTGTTATTAAAGTGCTTTCCATTCTTATGTCCATTGTGATAGTAGCTATTCAAACTACCTCCTTTCAAAGATTCGAAAGCCAACGTGTTAATGGTAGAAAATTACCATGGGCAATGTGGTTAAAAAAATACTGTGTTCAg GAACTCTGTGATCTTGAAGAAAAGACTCCCTTAAAATTATCCGATGTAAAAGAGGAAGACAATGTCCATGCGAATAATGTGACAGAGGAATCAAAGGAATGTAACGAATCTACCAAGGAAGATGAGGATAAGAAACAAATTGATTCTCACATTTCTTTGGACCGTCAAATATCTTTAACACCACCGTTACCGCCAAAAAACGTGCAGATTAAACCACCTCCTACGCCGTTACGGGGTATTACCACAGTCACACCTTTACCTGTTCCTGATGTACCAGCTCCACCAAGACCAGATTCGATTTGCACAATAACAGAAACAGAGCCTGAAAATGTACTTACTACATCTGATGCAGAAACAAACAAAGGGTCGGATACGTTGCACAATTTAAAAGTTCCGCAACGAAGGTATACAAAGAAAGGTTTAGAAGAGGATGACCCTGTAGGGAAGTTTTTATGTTTCTTATGGTGGTTTTGTTTTATTCTAGCACGTATACTTGCTATTACCGTGTTCTACGAATTTTATCCAGTTTATTTAGCTATTGTTATTACTATACACTATGGAATTATGTTGTTGTACCTTTTTTATTATACGAAATATTACGATGCCATCACTTTTTTTGTTAACTTATGGCTGGGATTAATTTATATAGTCTGTTTGATCGAGTACagaatcaaatttaaatacGCAGACAAGTGGCTGCTACCGTACTATGTCTTTGTAATATTACAAAATACGCTTATAACATTAGCGTGGTACTTTTATGCAGACTGGGATGGATTTTGGTATTCATATGTATTTTATGTAATATTTGCAAGTATGGCGCTCTGTATTTCATCGACGGTGATTTATTGCGTTCTACTTAAGCCAAAGAAACGTAGAATATATACCAGTTGA
- the Rsfs312 gene encoding ribosomal silencing factor RsfS-like protein, 312, which produces MRGRLQSSLLQTRKLFYEYFKPCVNNVITYSQLRQVRQFSVKNDEEFKSIENLKSNSDNLSGSFGSTYKVFDEKDAEIILDVSEKEETIQLEDLQFEEEYHDPYVGVNLKRGVTGVFEIEDLVSLLQKENAKNIFVAVVPPELSYVNYIVVVTGKSHKHMKALATFVRKVYKLKRHKTDAIPKIEGEKSKDWIALDLGNIALHIFSIPTRGLYDLETLWAVGPEYDSKSRETGDKDDIMEQFNQFLSDMDPIDEDDNVKNKKE; this is translated from the exons ATGCGGGGACGGTTACAGTCAAGTCTATTACAAACGAGAAAATTGttttatgaatattttaaacCTTGTGTAAATAATGTAATTACATATTCTCAGTTGAGACAGGTTCGACAGTTTTCAGTAAAAAATGACGAAGAATTTAAAAGCatagaaaatttgaaaagtaaTTCAGATAACCTATCTGGCTCATTCGGTAGCACTTACAAAGTTTTCGACGAGAAAGATGCAGAAATTATACTCGATGTTAGCGAGAAAGAAGAAACTATTCAATTGGAAGATTTACAATTTGAAGAAGAATATCATGATCCTTACGTTGGAGTCAATTTGAAAC gtGGAGTCACTggagtatttgaaatagaagaTTTAGTATCCCTGTTACAAAAGGAAAATGCAAAGAACATCTTTGTAGCAGTAGTTCCTCCTGAACTGTCGTATGTTAATTACATAGTCGTAGTCACAGGGAAATCGCACAAACATATGAAAGCCCTGGCTACTTTTGTACGTAAAGTGTATAAATTAAAAAGGCATAAAACAGATGCAATACCAAAGATTGAAGGAGAAAAGTCGAAGGATTGGATAGCCCTAGATTtag GCAATATTGCATTACACATTTTCTCCATACCTACAAGAGGATTATATGACTTGGAAACATTATGGGCTGTTGGTCCTGAATATGATAGTAAGAGTAGAGAAACAGGTGataaagatgatattatggagcaattcaatcaatttttatctGATATGGATCCCATTGATGAAgatgataatgtaaaaaataagaaggaataa
- the Cdc6 gene encoding cell division cycle 6 — MKSIQTTIPFSIRKKCSFYGTKNEMTKQDFTNATARETSYKYTPTVKKVITFSSSESDSDSDMENSLIKNNVKVTGKCTAVRTPRRVRKSSESDRDHGSSPPKQKRIEKTEQVTCPSTPSSPSTLLDKLHLISSPNKEDKLVPKKLFGSEKYRSARKALHSSVPETLPGRESQLTQLQEFMEEHLKNEMSASLYISGPPGTGKTACLSKLMLKPEFKSNFKVVYVNCTTMKSAPTIYGKIVQELGLSAGKSRKSSKTIIEKYLISKHKMLLLILDELDQLESKNQSVLYSIFEWPLIKNSKLVLVGIANALDLTDRILPRLQARCELKPKLMHFAPYTKQQISNIITERLNEAKVSDLFTGNAVQMLAGKVAAISGDIRRALDISRRVIELAESQKLVQVLQPTNNNEINTRSPKKQQPAADKPVDLREVVTVLNGVYGGSQNMEKEESTFPLQQKLLLCSLLLILNKGRNKDVTVGRLHEVYKKVCKKRNIHAVDSSEFVSLCSLIETRGILKLMTKKEPRLSKVSLEWDQEELDAALQDKNMMAEIISDVSCL, encoded by the exons ATGAAAAGCATCCAGACGACGATTCCATTTAGTATACGGAAGAAGTGTTCGTTTTATGGGACTAAAAATGAAATGACGAAACAAGATTTTACCAACGCGACTGCCAGAGAAACTTCGTATAAATACACGCCAACAGTAAAAAAGGTGATTACCTTTAGTAGCAGTGAATCGGATTCGGATTCAGATATGGAGAATTCGTTGATCAAAAATAACGTGAAAGTCACTGGGAAATGTACAGCCGTCAGGACTCCTCGACGCGTCCGAAAATCCAGCGAATCTGACA GAGATCATGGTTCCTCACCACCAAAACAAAAAAGGATAGAAAAAACAGAACAAGTTACATGTCCGTCAACACCCTCTTCACCCTCTACACTTTTAGATAAATTGCATTTAATTTCCTCACCGAACAAAGAAGATAAGCTAGTTCCTAAAAAATTATTCGGTTCAGAAAAGTATCGCAGTGCTCGCAAAGCTTTGCACAGCTCAGTACCTGAAACATTACCTGGCAGAGAGTCTCAATTGACACAGTTGCAAGAATTTATGGAGGAACATTTAAAGAACGAAATGTCTGCCTCCTTGTACATCTCAGGGCCTCCAGGAACTGGAAAGACAGCGTGTCTATCGAAACTTATGCTGAAGCCCGAGTTCAAATCAAACTTTAAAGTAGTTTACGTTAATTGTACAACCATGAAATCTGCTCCAAcaatttatggaaaaattgtacAGGAGTTGGGCCTATCTGCTGGAAAGTCTAGGAAAAGCAGTAAAAcgattatcgagaaatatttaatttccaaGCATAAAATGTTGCTGCTAATCTTGGATGAATTGGACCAGCTAGAGAGCAAGAATCAGTCTGTTTTGTATTCTATATTCGAATGGCCACTGATAAAGAATTCAAAGTTAGTTCTTGTCGGCATTGCTAATGCTCTGGACTTGACGGATAGGATATTGCCCAGATTACAGGCTAGATGTGAGCTAAAACCAAAGTTAATGCATTTTGCACCATATACCAAACAACAAATATCTAACATAATAACTGAAAGGTTGAATGAAGCCAAAGTATCAGATCTTTTTACTGGAAATGCAGTGCAAATGTTAGCTGGAAAAGTCGCTGCCATTTCTGGAGATATTAGGAGAGCCTTGGATATAAGTAGAAGAGTAATAGAGCTTGCCGAATCGCAAAAATTAGTACAAGTTTTACAACCCACAAACAACAACG AAATAAATACAAGGAGCCCCAAAAAACAACAGCCTGCAGCAGACAAACCAGTTGACTTGAGGGAAGTTGTTACAGTCTTAAATGGAGTTTATGGAGGATCTCAGAATATGGAAAAGGAAGAAAGCACGTTTCCCTTGCAACAAAAGTTGCTATTGTGTTCTCTTCTGCTCATTTTAAACAAGGGGCGGAATAAAGATGTGACCGTGGGACGA TTGCATGAAGTCTATAAAAAGGTCTGCAAGAAACGGAATATTCATGCTGTCGACAGTTCCGAATTTGTAAGTTTGTGTTCGTTGATAGAAACGAGAGGTATCTTAAAATTGATGACTAAAAAGGAACCCCGTTTATCGAAAGTCAGTTTGGAATGGGATCAAGAAGAATTGGATGCAGCTTTGCAAGACAAAAATATGATGGCAGAGATCATTAGCGATGTCTCTTGTTTATAA
- the Prosbeta2 gene encoding proteasome beta2 subunit, which translates to MSSLLAPEIPAPGFSFELGQRNNFLIKKGFQPPKAVKTGTTIAGVVYKDGVILGGDTRATEDTIVADKNCSKIHYLAENMYCCGAGTAADTEMTTQMISSQLELHRLNTGRLVPVCTANTLIKQLLFRYQGHIGAALVLGGCDLDGPHLYCIYPHGSTDKHMYTTMGSGSLAAMSVFESRWKPNMNEEEAKELVADAIRAGVFNDLASGSNVDLCVIRKGSVEYLRPYDVANVKGERSISYRYKRGTTAILKKVVHPIIIEQEIIRRLPEETMDTSS; encoded by the exons ATGTCTTCGTTACTTGCTCCAGAAATTCCTGCACCAGGATTTTCATTTGAACTTGGTCAAAG aaataattttctgaTCAAGAAAGGATTCCAACCACCTAAGGCTGTTAAAACTGGAACAACAATTGCTGGAGTGGTTTACAAGGATGGAGTGATCCTTGGTGGTGATACAAGAGCAACAGAAGACACCATAGTAGCTGATAAAAATTGCAGCAAGATTCATTATCTTGCCGAAAATatgta TTGCTGTGGTGCAGGAACTGCTGCGGACACTGAGATGACAACTCAGATGATATCCAGCCAGTTGGAATTGCACCGTTTGAATACAGGTCGCTTGGTACCTGTTTGCACTGCTAATACGTTGATCAAACAATTACTGTTTCGTTATCAAGGCCACATTGGAGCAGCTTTAGTGTTAGGAGGTTGTGACTTAGATGGTCCACACTTATATTGCATTTATCCGCATGGGTCAACAGACAAGCACATGTACACCACTATGGGTAGTGGATCATTAGCTGCAATGTCTGTATTTGAAAGTCGATGGAAACCTAATATGAAT GAAGAGGAGGCTAAAGAACTTGTAGCAGATGCAATTCGCGCTGGTGTGTTCAACGATTTGGCTTCCGGTTCCAACGTTGATCTATGCGTCATACGGAAAGGTTCCGTTGAATATTTGCGGCCTTATGATGTCGCCAATGTAAAGGGAGAACGTTCAATATCCTATCGATACAAACGTGGTACCACTGCTATACTCAAGAAGGTTGTACATCCTATAATTATCGAGCAAGAAATTATTCGCAGACTTCCTGAGGAAACAATGGACACTTCATCTTGA